The Lathyrus oleraceus cultivar Zhongwan6 unplaced genomic scaffold, CAAS_Psat_ZW6_1.0 chrUn0409, whole genome shotgun sequence genomic interval GGAAATAAATATTTAATAGttattaattaaataaaagtTACGGATTTCTATTTCATTCAGATCTGTAATGCAAATGAATCAATAAAATCAATGGATTCATATAAgtttaaataattaaataacaAATAAAAAAATGCATAGAAGAACTCCGTCTACATGACCAAAGCAGTTACGAAAATTAAAAGCGCAGATCCAGCAGCAACAGAGACTCTGTTCAAAACTACACCGCCGGAAGCAGGTCCTGGTGCTTCAGATGGTGGACCAGAGATTGAAGACGGAGAGATCGCCGGAGGAGATGCCGATTGTTCAGGAGGAGAACCTCCGTTGGCGGGAGAAGAAGCAGGTGGTTGAGTCACGGCAGCTGGTGTAGGAGAAATCGCTTTTCTCGG includes:
- the LOC127114162 gene encoding classical arabinogalactan protein 1-like; the protein is MSLFNLKLAFMIVAALLLSTTMAQSPASSPTKSKSPRKAISPTPAAVTQPPASSPANGGSPPEQSASPPAISPSSISGPPSEAPGPASGGVVLNRVSVAAGSALLIFVTALVM